The following is a genomic window from Fibrobacter sp. UWR4.
TTGAACCGCTGCAGTTCTCCAGCGATTCTGGCCGTACATGGACGGTGGGGACTTACTGCGATTTGAGCCAGAAGATCGCCAATGGTACTGCAGCCATCTCTACGGATGGTGAGGTCGCCCTCTTTGTTCCTATGGAAGGAAGCACTAGCGTCTATCGCCATAGCAATGCCGCCTATACGGAAGTGACGGGTATCGACAATGGATCCTTCGTGGTGGGCGATCCGGAAAATGCGGATGTATTCTATGCCTATAACAAGACGGAAGGCAAGTTCTATAAGAGTTCCGACAAGGGAGCCTCTTTTGCGGCTGTTGGTACTCCTGGTGTAAGTGCCTTCAAGAAGTTCCGTGCTATTCCAGGCTATGAAGGTGACCTGTGGTTGCCTATTGCGGTGCAGGATCCTTCTACGGGTGTGGGCGTCAGCGGAAGCCTGCAGCACTCTACTGACGGTGGCAAGACCTGGACTGCGGTATCCGGCGTCGGTTACTGTGAAGCCGTTGGTTTTGGGGCTCCCAAGACCAAGGGCGGATATCCCGCAATTTACGTGTATGCCACTATTGATGGTGTGACGGGCGTATTCGGCTCTGACGATAAGGGGGTGACTTGGACCCGCGTGAACGATGACGGCCATGAATATGGCGGTCTGGCAAATGGCGAATTCGTGATGGGCGACATGAACACTTACGGTGTCGTGTACATGAGTACTGCGGGTAGAGGCATTGCTGTGCGCGTTCCCGACAATTGGGACATGAACAGTTCTACTTCTAACGGTAGCCTGAAGGTTGAATCCAAGGCTCCTGCGGTATCCAGCGCCAAGGCTGTTTATGCCCACGGTAACCTGGAACTGACCTTGAAGAATGCTGGGGCCCGAGTGTCCGTGTTTGATATGAAGGGCAAACGGTTGCTATCCCGCGAATATAACGGTTCTGCAAGCGTTCCCCTGAAGGAACTGATTAGCGCCAAGGGCAGTTACTATGTGCGGGTCGAAAGCGGAAAGCAGGTGCTGTTCAGTAATCGCGTGCTGATTGCCCGATAAGAATATCTTGTTCTGTGAAAAACGAAAAATCCAGCGGGTTTTACCTGCTGGATTTTTTATTACGAGCGGATTTATTTCTGATTCGTAATATGGAAAATTACTTTCCGCGCTTGCCCTTGGAGGACTTGGATTCGTACCATTCATCGAAGGTAATGGAACGATCGAGGACGCCGTCCGGTGTCAGTTCAAGAACGCGGTTTGCAACGGTCTGTGCAAATTCGTGGTCCTGAGTACAGAAGATGATGGGGCCCTGGAAAGCGGTCAGGCCGTTGTTCAGGGCGGTAATGGCTTCCAAGTCCAGGTGAGCGGTGGGTTCGTCCAACAGCAGGCAGTTTGCGTTGGAAAGCATCATCTTGGAGAGCATGCAGCGGACCTTTTCGCCACCGGAAAGGACGTTACAGCACTTCAGGGCTTCTTCGCCTGTGAAGAGCATACGGCCAAGGAACCCGCGGATGAAGGTTTCGTCCTGTTCCTTGCTGTACTGACGGAGCCAATCCACCAGGGAGAGCTCGCTTTGGAAGTAGGCGTCGTTGTTCTTGGGGAAATAGTTCTGGGTAATGGTGTTGCCCCATTTGATGACGCCTTCCGGTGCCGGGGTTTCACCAGCGATCAGCTGGAAGAATGCGGTCTTGAGAGTGCCGTATTCGCCAACGAGAGCCACCTTGTCGCCAGCGTTCAGCTTGAAGTTCAAACCCTTGCAGATAATGCCGTCGCCACCGTCGATAGTTGCGTTGTTCACTTCCAGCACAATTTTACCCGGTTCGCGGTCCATCTTGAAGTTGACCCAGGGGAACTTACGGCTGGAGGCCGGCATTTCATCCACGGTCATCTTGTCCAGGAGCTTCTTACGGGAAGTGGCCTGCTTGGCCTTTGCTGCGTTGGATGCGAAGCGGCGGATAAAGGCCTTCAATTCTTCGATCTTTTCTTCGGCACGGCGGTTCTGGTCCTTGCGCTGTTTCTGGGCCAGCTGGCTAGCTGCATACCAGAATTCGTAGTTACCACCGTAGATGTTGATCTTGCCGTAGTCGATATCGCAAGTGTGGGTGCAGACCGTATTGAGAAAGTGACGGTCATGGCTCACCACGATCACCACGTTTTCAAAACGCTCGAGATAGTCTTCCAGCCAGGCGACGGTATCCAGGTCCAAGTGGTTGGTAGGTTCGTCAAGGAGGAGAATGTCGGGGTTTCCAAAGAGGGCCTGTGCCAAAAGCACGCGGATTTTCTGGTTGCCATCCAGGTCTGCCATGAGGCTGTAATGGAATTCTTCAGGAATGCCAAGACCCTTCAGGAGGACGGCTGCGCTGGAGTCGGCTTCGTAACCGCCGATTTCGCCAAAGCGTTCTTCCACCTTGATGGCTTCCTCGCCTTGTTCGTCGGTCATTTCCGGAAGAGCGTACAGTTCTTCGCGACGCTTGCCCAGTTCGTACAGTTCCGGGAAACCCATCATGACGGTTTCCAGAACGGTGTTCTGTTCGTAGGCGAAGTGGTCCTGCTTAAGGACGGCAATACGTTCGCCAGGGTTCTTGGTGACTTCACCAGTGTTGGGTTCCAGATCGCCAGAAAGGATCTTGAGGAATGTGGATTTGCCAGCGCCGTTTGCGCCGATAACGCCATAGCAGTTACCAGGCTTAAAGGAAAGATTTACTTCCTTGAAAAGGACGCGGCTGCCATACTGAAGACTTACATTAGAAACATTTAACATGGCGCCAAATTTAGAAAAATTTTAATGAACCTTAAAGAGTTTCTTGCCGTTCAGGCCGTACTCAATCCAGCGATCTTCGGAATCCTTACGCAAAATTCGTACTTGTCCCTTGTTGCGGACCAGCTTGACAGAACTTTCTGCAATGGAGGGAGTAAGGGTGTTGCCGATAGCGTCCGGTTCCTGGCCCGGATTTTCCTGGCTGGATTCGGAAAGGCTGGTGGTAAGACCAACTACAGCCTGCTTGGGATTGTCGATATCGTCTTCAATGTTACTGAATACGCCAGACATCATGGAGGTTCCGAACCAGCCCAGGAATTGCTCGAAATACATCTCGTTATGGAGGGTGTCTTCTTCCATGCCGCTGGGGTCTACTGCCAAACCGAAATAGTCCGCGTCCTTGTCGTAGAACTTAGCCATTTCCTGGCTGAAAGCCTTCTTGTCTTCGTCGGTACCTACGGCCATGGCGGCAGTTGCCCACATGCCGATGGTCATGGGGCTATGTTCACGACGGTGGCGGGTGATGGTTCCGCCCACCATATCCGTCCATACATCCTCTGCGGGGAGAAGCTGGCCGTCCATCTGGAAAAAGTTTGCGGCTTCTGCTCCGCCGATGGAGTTGATGAAATTCATGGAATTCTGGAGGAATGTCTTGGCGCGGGGTTCGTCAAACCAGATGGCGTCAATGGCGACGCGCCACAAAATACGGATGGCATCCTTAAAGAAGGCCTTTGCGTTAAAATAGGCGTTGTAACCCAGGGATCCGGAGGGGCTTCCATCGGGCTTCATCCAGTCAGGAACCATGCCCAGACTGTAGCCGGGACTATTGGCGATAATTTCATAGCTGCGGTCTACCACCTTGTTCCAGTCATGATTGGAATCGTACTTTGCAAAAATCTTGTACCAGGCGGGGGAGAAATAGCCCACATTCACGAAACTCTCTCCGCCCCAGCCTGCGCCAGGAGCCAGAGTACCCTTACTGGTAATCTGTTCCGTTTCCCACATTTTGCCCATCATCTTCTTGGCGTGTTCCAGGTATTTTTTCCCGGAAGGATCTGTATAATCTTTCCACTTGCCCCCATCCACCAGTTTCTGGGCAAAGACCAGAGAGAGAATGATATCTTCTTCTGCGTCTGTTGCGGCGCCTTGCGACTTGCTGCCACTCAGTTTCAGCTGCCAGTCGTAAAAGTTGCCGTTCCACATTTCCTTGTTGGCTGCAGACCAAATCTTGTTGAAGGTTTCCTGATCGTTGGCATAAAGGGCCACCAGCATTCCGTAGCCCACCGCTTCACTCACTGCGTCCCCAGGGTATTCGCTCTTGGGACGGTGAACCAGACCTGCGCCCACACCATTTTCGTACGGTGCAATGTTGCGCTTTTTAAGGCCATTCCAGGTCTTGTCCAGAACCTTATTCCAGAAAGCGGCATCAACCTTAGGTTGAGTATTAGGGATCTCCTGTACTGCGGAAACGCTGGATACAGCTGCGCATACCGAAAGTGCGATTGCAGGAATGAAACTCTTTTTCATAAACATCTCCAAACTTTATTCCGCACTAAATATAAGCCCGAATTTTTTGAAATAAAATAGAGGCGAGGATAGTTTTTGTATACAGGAGAAACATGGCTGTTTTACTGAAAACGAAAAATGCCGACCCTTATGGGCCGGCATTTAATGGCTTTTTCCCTATGAATTAGGCCTTAGCCTGTTCTGCACGAACCTGGTTTGCCTTTTCCAGTTCACGAGCGTTGATAATCAGCATCTGCAAACGGTTTTCGATGTTTGCAAAGCTGGTATCCGGATCGTAGTCCAGAGAAAGCACCTGGATGTGGGGGCAACGTTCCTTCACAGCCTTGGTGAGACCTCGGCCGGAAATATGGTTAGCCAAGCAGGCGAAGGGCTGCAGGATGATATGGCTATTGATGCCATGCTGGGAGTTGTACAGAATTTCGCCCGGGATCAGCCAGCCTTCGCCGGTGTTGTAAGTCGGGTCGATGATGTCACCCACCATGTGGATCAATTCATAGCAGTCTGCATGATGTTCATACAGCTTGAAGCGGGATTCCATTTCCTTGCGGACCACTTCCAGAGCGTGAGTGTAAACCTTGGCGGTTGCACCACCCACCACTCGGTCACTAATGGGATTTGCGGAGAAACCGCGCTTCAGCTTTTCGGCACGGACG
Proteins encoded in this region:
- a CDS encoding ABC-F family ATP-binding cassette domain-containing protein — translated: MLNVSNVSLQYGSRVLFKEVNLSFKPGNCYGVIGANGAGKSTFLKILSGDLEPNTGEVTKNPGERIAVLKQDHFAYEQNTVLETVMMGFPELYELGKRREELYALPEMTDEQGEEAIKVEERFGEIGGYEADSSAAVLLKGLGIPEEFHYSLMADLDGNQKIRVLLAQALFGNPDILLLDEPTNHLDLDTVAWLEDYLERFENVVIVVSHDRHFLNTVCTHTCDIDYGKINIYGGNYEFWYAASQLAQKQRKDQNRRAEEKIEELKAFIRRFASNAAKAKQATSRKKLLDKMTVDEMPASSRKFPWVNFKMDREPGKIVLEVNNATIDGGDGIICKGLNFKLNAGDKVALVGEYGTLKTAFFQLIAGETPAPEGVIKWGNTITQNYFPKNNDAYFQSELSLVDWLRQYSKEQDETFIRGFLGRMLFTGEEALKCCNVLSGGEKVRCMLSKMMLSNANCLLLDEPTAHLDLEAITALNNGLTAFQGPIIFCTQDHEFAQTVANRVLELTPDGVLDRSITFDEWYESKSSKGKRGK
- a CDS encoding glycosyl hydrolase family 8, giving the protein MKKSFIPAIALSVCAAVSSVSAVQEIPNTQPKVDAAFWNKVLDKTWNGLKKRNIAPYENGVGAGLVHRPKSEYPGDAVSEAVGYGMLVALYANDQETFNKIWSAANKEMWNGNFYDWQLKLSGSKSQGAATDAEEDIILSLVFAQKLVDGGKWKDYTDPSGKKYLEHAKKMMGKMWETEQITSKGTLAPGAGWGGESFVNVGYFSPAWYKIFAKYDSNHDWNKVVDRSYEIIANSPGYSLGMVPDWMKPDGSPSGSLGYNAYFNAKAFFKDAIRILWRVAIDAIWFDEPRAKTFLQNSMNFINSIGGAEAANFFQMDGQLLPAEDVWTDMVGGTITRHRREHSPMTIGMWATAAMAVGTDEDKKAFSQEMAKFYDKDADYFGLAVDPSGMEEDTLHNEMYFEQFLGWFGTSMMSGVFSNIEDDIDNPKQAVVGLTTSLSESSQENPGQEPDAIGNTLTPSIAESSVKLVRNKGQVRILRKDSEDRWIEYGLNGKKLFKVH